CTAAGTTTGGCAAAGAGTGCGGGTGACCATTGTTCTGCTCCGGAGGCGCGATAACGTATTGCGCCAAACACAGTGGCGTTGTTTTGTCGGTCGCCGCGAATAAATATGCGTGCATGGTTAGTTGTGGTGTGGCCAATAATCGGGCCGATAGCAGGTCTTAACATGTCGAATCCATTCGAGTGATTGCTGAATAAATATGGATGTGTGCAAGTTGCAGTTGTACAACTATTGCGTGCCAAGGTTAGTTGCGCGGGGGGTAAAAAAGATCGGTGTGAATCCGACTTGGGTTGTGGCTGATATCAGCAAAACCTGTAGGAAAAAACCAAGCGTGGTTTTTTTCAGGCAAAAAAAGCCCCGTCAATTGACGGGGTTGAGGTACGAGCGTGTGGCGCTCGAAAACGTGAAACACCAGCGGCCCTCCGTTGCCGGAGGGCCGCCAGGGATTACAGCAGGATGGTGCGGATGTCTGCCAGCAGGCTACCCAGACGCTGGGTGAAGCGTGCGGCAGCGGCGCCGTTGATCACACGGTGATCGTAGGACAGCGACAGTGGCAGCATCAGTTTCGGCTGGAAGGCTTTGCCGTCCCAGACTGGCTGGATGGTTGCCTTGGAAACACCGAGGATCGCCACTTCCGGCGCGTTGACGATCGGCGTGAAGCCGGTACCGCCAATGTGGCCGAGGCTGGAAATGGTGAAGCAGGCGCCTTGCATGTCGTCAGCGGTGAGCTTCTTGTCGCGGGCTTTGGCAGCCAGCGCAGCGGCTTCGGCTGCCAGTTGCAACAGGCTCTTCTGGTCGACGTTCTTGATGACCGGTACCAGCAGGCCATCCGGGGTGTCGACGGCGAAGCCGATGTTCACGTACTTCTTGCGGATGATTGCCTTGCCGCTTGGTGCCAGCGAACTGTTGAAGTCCGGCAGCTCCTTGAGCATGTGTGCGCAGGATTTGAGCAGCAGTGGCAGGATGGTCAGCTTGACGCCGGCCTTCTCTGCAACGGCTTTCTGCGCAACACGGAAGGCTTCCAGCTCGGTGATATCAGCCGAATCGAACTGAGTCACGTGCGGAATGTTCAACCAGCTGCGGTGCAGGCTCGACGCGCCGATCTGCATCAGGCGAGTCATCGGCACTTCTTCGATTTCGCCGAAACGGCTGAAGTCGACGACCGGAATCGGCGGGATACCCGCGCCACCGGTTGCGCCAGCAGCAGCGGCCGGTGCTTCCTTGGCCTTCTGCATCATCGCTTTGACGTAAACCTGCACGTCTTCTTTGAGAATGCGACCGTGTGGACCGCTGGCGCTGACAGCGTTCAGCTCGACGCCGAACTCACGCGCCAGTTGACGTACGGCAGGGCCGGCGTGAACTTTCGCGCCAGGCTTGGCTGGAGCGGCGGCAGGAGCGGCAGCAGCCGGTGCAGCGGCTGCCGGAGCAGCAGCGGCTGGCGCTGGAGCACTTGGCGCAGCGGCGGCTGGAGCCGGGGCAGCAGCAGGGGCCGCGCCTTTGACTTTCAGCTTGAGGATCAGGTCGCCAGTACCGACTTCGTCGTCCAGCTTGATGGAAACGCTTTCCACCACGCCAGCGGCAGGCGATGGGATTTCCATGCTCGCCTTGTCGGATTCCAGGGTGATCAGCGACTGGTCGGCTTCGACGGTGTCGCCAGCCTTGACCAGCACTTCGATGATCTTGGCCTTGCCGGCCGAGCCGATGTCCGGCACGTGGATGTCCTGAACGCTGTCAGCCACCGGTGCAGCCGGAGCTGCTGCAGGAGCAGGTGCAGCGGCAGCGGCTGGCGCAGCAGCCTGGGCCGGAGCGGCCGCAGCAGGGGCCGCAGCACCCGCCACTTCCAGATCCAGAATCAGGTCGCCGGTGCCGACTTCGTCGTTGAGCTTGACGCTGATGGCTTTGACCACGCCAGCGGCAGGCGACGGGATTTCCATGCTGGCCTTGTCGGATTCCAGGGTGATCAGCGATTGATCAGCCTCGACGGTGTCGCCGACCTTGACCTGGATCTCGATGATCTGAGCCTTGCCCGACGAACCGATGTCCGGCACGTGCACTTGCTGAACCGAAGCGGCAGCAGGTGCAGCGGCAGGCGCGGCGGCAGCAGGAGCAGCAGCCGGTTTTTCTTCAGCTTTCTTGGCCGGAGCAGCGGCCGGAGCAGGGGCTGCATCAGCAGCGCCCTCGACTTCCAGCTCCAGCAGTTCGTCGCCTTCTTTCAGACGGTCGCCCAGCTTCACTTTCAGGCTTTTGATGACGCCGGCTTTCGGGGCCGGCACTTCCATGCTGGCCTTGTCCGATTCCAGGGTCAGGATGCTCTGCTCGGCTTCGATACGGTCGCCGACCTTCACAAACAGTTCAATTACTTCACCTTCACCGCTGCCGATGTCAGGTACGCGAATGAGTTCGCTCACAGAGTTTCTCCTCAGCAGTCCAGTGGGTTGCGTTTTTCCGGGTCGATGCCGAACTTGGTGATGGCTTCAGCCACGACCTTAGGTTCGATATCACCACGGTCAGCCAGTGCTTCCAGGGCTGCCAACACCACGAAATGACGGTCGACTTCGAAGAAATGACGCAGTTTCTTGCGGCTGTCGCTACGGCCGAAACCGTCGGTGCCCAGGACTTTGAATTCCTTGGACGGTACCCACTGACGGATCTGCTCGGCGAACAGCTTCATGTAGTCGGTGGACGCGATGACCGGACCTTTACGGCCGCTCAGGCATTCTTCGACGTAGCTCTGCTTAGGCTTCTGGCCTGGTTTCAGACGGTTGCTGCGCTC
The sequence above is drawn from the Pseudomonas sp. FP2196 genome and encodes:
- the aceF gene encoding dihydrolipoyllysine-residue acetyltransferase; translated protein: MSELIRVPDIGSGEGEVIELFVKVGDRIEAEQSILTLESDKASMEVPAPKAGVIKSLKVKLGDRLKEGDELLELEVEGAADAAPAPAAAPAKKAEEKPAAAPAAAAPAAAPAAASVQQVHVPDIGSSGKAQIIEIQVKVGDTVEADQSLITLESDKASMEIPSPAAGVVKAISVKLNDEVGTGDLILDLEVAGAAAPAAAAPAQAAAPAAAAAPAPAAAPAAPVADSVQDIHVPDIGSAGKAKIIEVLVKAGDTVEADQSLITLESDKASMEIPSPAAGVVESVSIKLDDEVGTGDLILKLKVKGAAPAAAPAPAAAAPSAPAPAAAAPAAAAPAAAAPAAAPAKPGAKVHAGPAVRQLAREFGVELNAVSASGPHGRILKEDVQVYVKAMMQKAKEAPAAAAGATGGAGIPPIPVVDFSRFGEIEEVPMTRLMQIGASSLHRSWLNIPHVTQFDSADITELEAFRVAQKAVAEKAGVKLTILPLLLKSCAHMLKELPDFNSSLAPSGKAIIRKKYVNIGFAVDTPDGLLVPVIKNVDQKSLLQLAAEAAALAAKARDKKLTADDMQGACFTISSLGHIGGTGFTPIVNAPEVAILGVSKATIQPVWDGKAFQPKLMLPLSLSYDHRVINGAAAARFTQRLGSLLADIRTILL